One segment of Anastrepha obliqua isolate idAnaObli1 chromosome 3, idAnaObli1_1.0, whole genome shotgun sequence DNA contains the following:
- the LOC129242481 gene encoding cleavage and polyadenylation specificity factor subunit 5 produces the protein MSQVSNKSGTGWPRRSSQGHVDSNVNNGLQKYSTGQCLAINRTINLYPLTNYTFGTKEPLFEKDPSVPSRFQRMREEFDRIGMRRSVEGVLLVHEHGLPHVLLLQLGTTFFKLPGGELNAGEDEVEGLKRLLTETLGRQDGVKQDWIVEDTIGNWWRPNFEPPQYPYIPPHITKPKEHKRLFLVQLHEKALFAVPKNYKLVAAPLFELYDNSQGYGPIISSLPQALCRFNFIYM, from the exons ATGTCACAGGTGTCGAATAAGTCTGGAACTGGCTGGCCAAGGCGAAGTAGTCAGGGACACGTAGATAGCAATGTAAATAATGGCTTACAAAAGTACTCGACCGGTCAGTGCTTGGCTATAAATCGGACAATCAATTT atATCCCTTAACCAATTACACATTTGGAACAAAGGAGCCATTGTTTGAGAAAGACCCATCAGTACCATCGAGATTTCAACGTATGCGAGAGGAATTTGATCGTATTGGAATGCGGCGCTCGGTGGAAGGCGTCTTGTTAGTCCATGAACATGGTTTACCACATGTATTACTTCTTCAATTgggtacaacattttttaagctTCCCGGAGGCGAGCTCAATGCAGGGGAAGATGAAGTAGAAGGTCTGAAAAGACTTCTAACTGAA ACTTTGGGACGACAAGATGGAGTAAAACAGGACTGGATTGTAGAGGACACAATTGGAAACTGGTGGCGTCCGAATTTTGAACCTCCTCAGTATCCATACATTCCGCCACATATCACGAAACCAAAAGAGCACAAGAGATTGTTTTTGGTGCAGCTGCATGAAAAgg CTTTATTTGCTGTTCCTAAAAATTACAAGCTCGTAGCAGCACCCTTATTTGAACTCTATGACAATTCTCAAGGATATGGCCCAATAATATCATCACTTCCTCAAGCTCTATGCAG attcaattttatttatatgtaa
- the LOC129241101 gene encoding uncharacterized protein LOC129241101 isoform X1, producing MEAKRSNFQSVHKLHSSKTQIPKTASEVSLTPSQVAEQAKINERKNPLDALSRLSLRDQGVEKRSGLQDVDAEYLKKNVFSRSNLSKHSGLNDSYEHHGHAVSLAQDDASHAQMEQLHAKPLSTSYISPDQPTSQSTQPHQPPEIVPQQPIHQSHTSSPMQCKNQLYKEPHLSQMPSSVEPRNQQRLPKQSRLTPVAEPELCTTCPNCQTTIYLTREHEASGEAAQVYNSNHPDITSSTPVN from the exons atgGAAGCCAAACGAAGCAATTTTCAAAGTGTACACAAGCTGCATTCGTCGAAAACGCAAATTCCG AAAACGGCTAGCGAAGTGAGCCTTACTCCCAGTCAGGTTGCAGAACAGGCTAAGATAAAT GAGCGAAAGAATCCGTTAGATGCATTAAGTCGCTTATCATTAAGGGATCAAGGTGTAGAAAAACGTTCG GGTCTACAAGATGTTGATGCTgaatacttgaaaaaaaatgtattttcccgTTCAAATTTAAGCAAGCATTCG GGACTGAACGACTCTTATGAACACCATGGTCATGCCGTTTCGTTG GCGCAAGATGATGCTTCTCATGCACAAATGGAACAGCTTCACGCAAAACCGTTGTCCACGTCGTATATATCGCCAGATCAGCCAACTTCTCAGTCGACTCAACCTCATCAGCCACCAGAAATTGTACCACAGCAACCTATTCATCAGTCACATACATCATCACCCATGCAATGTAAAAATCAGTTGTACaaagaaccccat TTATCGCAGATGCCGTCATCAGTCGAGCCTCGTAATCAACAACGACTGCCCAAGCAATCACGCTTAACACCTGTAGCCGAACCTGAACTCTGCACTACCTGCCCAAACTGTCAAACCACGATTTATCTTACTCGAGAACACGAGGCAAGCGGCGAAGCTGCACAAGTTTATAACTCAAACCACCCAGATATCACTAGCAGCACACCTGTTAATTAG